One genomic window of Nicotiana sylvestris chromosome 10, ASM39365v2, whole genome shotgun sequence includes the following:
- the LOC104237578 gene encoding 26S proteasome non-ATPase regulatory subunit 11 homolog gives MSSSYLPATADSLAQASEAKTPSEAISILYRILENPSSSSEALRIKEQAIFNLCDLLSQENRAEDLKNLLSQLRSFFSLIPKAKTAKIVNKGIVDAMAKIPGTSDLQITFCKEIVQWTHAEKRTFLRQRIESKLAALLMENKEYSEALTLLSGLIKEVRRLDDKLLLLEIDLTESKLHYSLRNLPKAKAALTAARTAANAIYVPPDQQGDIDLQSGILHAEERDYKTAYSYFYEAFEAFNALATNDSKDASSKKDPKAKAKYVAKAIYSLKYMLLCKVMVNQADDVAGIISSRGLNYQGPELDAMKAVADAHSKRSLQLFEIALQNFKAQLDEDPIVHRHLSSLYDTLMEQNLWKLIEPFSRVEIAHIAELIELPADHVEKKLSQMILDKKFAGTLDQGAGCLVIFEDPKQDAIYPASLDTVSNMGKVVDSLFVRSSKIMA, from the coding sequence ATGTCGTCTTCGTATCTACCTGCAACTGCAGATTCACTTGCCCAGGCTTCTGAGGCTAAAACGCCATCTGAGGCTATCTCCATTCTCTACCGCATCCTTGAGAATCCTTCATCATCTTCCGAGGCCCTAAGGATCAAAGAGCAGGCAATTTTCAATCTGTGTGACCTCCTAAGTCAGGAGAATAGGGCTGAGGATCTCAAAAACCTTCTCAGCCAGTTGCGTTCCTTCTTCTCTTTAATACCCAAGGCAAAAACAGCCAAAATTGTTAATAAAGGAATTGTTGACGCAATGGCTAAAATACCGGGTACATCTGACCTTCAGATTACTTTTTGCAAAGAGATAGTGCAGTGGACCCATGCTGAGAAACGAACTTTCCTTCGTCAGCGGATTGAGTCAAAACTTGCAGCTCTGCTGATGGAAAACAAAGAGTATTCTGAAGCTTTGACACTCCTTTCAGGACTGATCAAGGAGGTGAGAAGATTGGATGACAAGCTGCTTCTTCTGGAGATTGACTTGACAGAGAGCAAGCTCCACTATTCTTTGAGAAATCTTCCCAAAGCCAAGGCTGCACTTACAGCTGCTCGAACAGCAGCCAATGCTATTTATGTCCCTCCAGATCAGCAAGGTGACATTGATTTGCAGAGTGGGATACTTCATGCAGAAGAGAGAGATTATAAAACTGCTTACAGCTATTTCTACGAGGCATTTGAGGCCTTTAATGCCCTTGCTACCAACGATTCCAAGGACGCTTCATCAAAAAAAGATCCGAAGGCCAAGGCCAAGTATGTAGCCAAGGCCATATACAGCCTCAAGTATATGTTGCTATGCAAAGTCATGGTCAACCAGGCTGATGATGTTGCAGGAATAATATCTTCACGTGGACTGAATTATCAGGGGCCAGAACTTGATGCTATGAAAGCTGTTGCCGATGCTCATTCCAAGCGATCTTTGCAGCTCTTTGAGATTGCTCTTCAGAACTTTAAGGCTCAGCTTGATGAAGATCCTATCGTCCATAGGCACCTCTCTTCGCTCTACGACACTTTAATGGAGCAGAATCTTTGGAAGTTGATCGAGCCTTTCTCAAGGGTTGAGATTGCTCATATTGCTGAGTTGATTGAATTGCCAGCTGACCATGTCGAGAAGAAGTTATCTCAAATGATATTGGATAAGAAGTTTGCTGGGACTCTGGACCAAGGTGCTGGATGCCTTGTTATTTTTGAG
- the LOC104237579 gene encoding probable xyloglucan 6-xylosyltransferase 5, with amino-acid sequence MVQFTALKRPTSAGVGATLPTSTKNGGASARSASAGLLRRRRVANSFGNLKLTILCGIVTILVLRGTIGLTNFSSNSSSLDQTQELIEETNRVIAEIRSDSDDDDNNDEDDHSEFSHNASYTLGPKITNWDFTRKAWLHENPRFPSYVNGKPRVLLVTGSSPSPCDNSIGDHYLLKSIKNKIDYCRIHNIEIVYNMAHLDNQLSGYWSKLPLIRKLMISHPEIEWIWWMDSDAMFTDMTFEIPLSKYDGKNLIIHGYPELLNEKSWVALNTGSFLLRNCQWSLDLLDSWAPMGPKGKIRDDAGEILTANLKGRPNFEADDQSALIYLLISQNNKWMEKVFIESSYYLHGYWAGLVDRYEEMIEKYKPGFGDERWPFVTHFVGCKSCGSYGDYPVEKCLKSMERAFNFADNQVLKLYGFRHRGLSSPNIKRIRNETFRPLEFVGQFDIRHSALIGSL; translated from the exons ATGGTCCAATTCACGGCCTTAAAAAGGCCAACTTCGGCTGGCGTGGGCGCCACTCTCCCCACCTCCACAAAGAACGGTGGCGCCTCCGCCCGCTCAGCCTCCGCGGGCCTCCTTCGCCGGCGACGTGTTGCCAATTCATTTGGCAACCTTAAGCTCACCATCCTATGTGGGATTGTAACAATTTTAGTATTGCGTGGCACCATAGGACTCACCAACTTCTCCTCTAATAGTTCCTCTCTTGACCAAACCCAAGAACTTATTGAAGAAACTAATCGGGTCATTGCTGAGATCCGATCAGATAGCGACGACGACGACAACAACGACGAAGATGATCATTCTGAATTTTCTCATAATGCTAGCTATACTCTAGGTCCAAAAATCACCAACTGGGATTTTACAAGAAAAGCTTGGCTCCATGAAAATCCAAGATTTCCTAGTTATGTAAATGGCAAGCCTCGTGTTTTACTG GTAACAGGCTCATCTCCAAGTCCATGTGACAATTCAATTGGTGATCATTATTTGTTAAAGTCAATAAAGAACAAGATTGATTATTGCAGAATTCACAACATAGAAATTGTGTACAACATGGCTCATTTGGATAATCAGCTATCAGGGTACTGGTCAAAATTACCATTAATTAGGAAACTAATGATTTCTCACCCAGAAATTGAGTGGATTTGGTGGATGGATAGTGATGCAATGTTTACAGATATGACATTTGAAATTCCATTATCTAAATATGATGGCAAAAATTTAATTATTCATGGATATCCTGAATTATTAAATGAAAAATCTTGGGTTGCTTTAAACACTGGGAGTTTTCTACTAAGGAATTGTCAATGGTCTTTAGATTTGCTTGATTCTTGGGCACCAATGGGACCAAAAGGTAAAATTCGCGACGATGCTGGAGAAATTTTAACAGCAAATTTAAAGGGTAGGCCTAATTTTGAAGCAGATGATCAATCAGCGCTGATATACCTGTTGATTTCGCAGAACAATAAGTGGATGGAGAAGGTGTTTATTGAGAGTTCTTATTATTTACATGGATATTGGGCAGGTTTAGTTGATCGATACGAGGAAATGATCGAGAAATACAAACCAGGTTTTGGTGATGAGAGATGGCCATTTGTGACACATTTTGTTGGTTGTAAGTCTTGTGGAAGTTATGGGGATTATCCAGTTGAGAAATGTTTGAAGAGTATGGAGAGAGCTTTTAATTTTGCAGATAATCAAGTGCTTAAATTGTATGGCTTTAGGCATAGAGGATTGTCAAGTCCTAATATTAAAAGGATTAGAAATGAAACCTTTAGGCCTTTGGAGTTTGTTGGTCAGTTTGACATTAGACATTCTGCACTTATAGGCAGTCTATGA